One region of Chryseobacterium muglaense genomic DNA includes:
- a CDS encoding YqaJ viral recombinase family protein: MGAPVLQLTEEMNSEFQALNFEGLETLIEVKTEAQIKHEKWDKSRLTYFSGSEMERLCSYETKAELPDGAYSYISEKVYETVFGEKYKSDIFETEDILRGKKYELPAVSAVEKETNISFSYTGENQKFFKRGGFGATPDGLSKMYSLEIKCPNFANHNKYKRMKKGEDLKKFEKKYWFQVQSEMFVTKRDKAIFASFYVNEKNGYTDLFWIIVNKCDKTQDLIQNRVNMANVEKRRQVKTYKKPIIID; this comes from the coding sequence ATGGGTGCGCCAGTATTACAACTTACAGAAGAAATGAACTCAGAATTTCAAGCCCTCAATTTCGAGGGTTTGGAAACTCTGATTGAGGTAAAAACCGAAGCTCAAATTAAGCATGAGAAATGGGATAAATCAAGATTAACCTATTTCTCAGGTTCTGAAATGGAGAGATTATGCAGTTATGAGACAAAAGCAGAGTTGCCCGATGGTGCATATTCATATATATCTGAAAAAGTTTACGAAACTGTTTTTGGTGAAAAATACAAAAGCGACATTTTCGAGACAGAAGATATTTTGAGAGGTAAAAAATACGAATTACCTGCCGTATCAGCAGTGGAAAAAGAAACGAACATTTCATTCTCTTATACTGGCGAAAACCAAAAATTCTTTAAAAGAGGTGGTTTTGGTGCAACACCTGACGGCTTAAGCAAAATGTATTCGCTTGAAATTAAGTGCCCAAATTTCGCAAACCATAACAAGTATAAAAGAATGAAAAAAGGTGAAGACCTTAAAAAATTCGAAAAGAAATACTGGTTTCAAGTTCAATCTGAAATGTTCGTAACAAAACGAGATAAAGCAATTTTCGCAAGCTTTTACGTGAATGAAAAGAATGGTTACACCGATTTATTTTGGATTATTGTGAATAAGTGTGACAAAACTCAAGATTTAATTCAAAACCGTGTAAACATGGCAAATGTTGAGAAAAGAAGACAAGTTAAGACGTACAAAAAACCGATAATAATTGATTAA
- a CDS encoding DUF6291 domain-containing protein, whose translation MKNNGVIFLKDWKLLVSSLSPENQLEFWDMFTNYEYGVEQTCNNPYLFPIWTFIKAQMDNMKDKYNEKVVNRNQINGAKGGRPKKETQTENENPKNPVGLNETQKSHNEKDNVKNNEKDNNNVNVLLEKETKSDLQSEEAPKELFEDDKQPDSGERKKVPPKKESDEVEINYRFDSKIFIAQWNLFKVFRKKKHKFSFLDNDSENRKLTELFNLSNGDEKFAIKIIQNSIDNGYKGLFLPKKENNGQTTHNTNNGFTKTTAAGSNATSGKTSATTAIARHLAKISTGNCQSGDFATDAEIV comes from the coding sequence ATGAAGAATAATGGAGTAATATTTTTAAAAGACTGGAAGCTTCTTGTAAGTTCTTTATCGCCAGAGAATCAGCTTGAGTTTTGGGATATGTTCACAAATTATGAATATGGTGTAGAGCAAACATGCAACAATCCATACCTGTTTCCTATTTGGACTTTTATTAAAGCTCAAATGGACAATATGAAGGATAAGTACAACGAAAAGGTTGTTAATAGAAATCAAATAAATGGTGCTAAAGGTGGTAGACCGAAAAAAGAAACCCAAACAGAAAACGAAAATCCAAAAAACCCAGTGGGTTTAAATGAAACCCAAAAAAGCCATAATGAAAAGGATAATGTAAAGAATAATGAAAAAGATAATAACAATGTAAATGTTCTTTTAGAAAAAGAAACAAAATCAGATTTGCAATCTGAAGAAGCCCCAAAGGAATTATTTGAAGATGATAAACAACCAGATTCTGGAGAAAGAAAAAAAGTTCCGCCAAAAAAAGAAAGTGATGAGGTAGAAATTAATTATCGATTCGATTCTAAAATTTTCATAGCTCAATGGAATTTGTTCAAAGTCTTCCGAAAGAAAAAACACAAGTTCTCTTTTCTCGACAATGATTCGGAAAATAGAAAACTTACAGAGCTTTTCAATCTGAGCAACGGTGATGAAAAATTCGCCATAAAAATTATTCAAAACAGCATCGATAACGGTTACAAGGGTTTATTCCTTCCAAAAAAAGAAAATAATGGACAAACAACTCACAATACAAACAACGGATTTACAAAAACAACAGCTGCAGGTAGCAATGCAACATCCGGGAAAACATCCGCTACTACCGCTATTGCCCGACACCTTGCAAAAATCTCTACCGGCAATTGTCAAAGCGGAGATTTCGCAACCGATGCTGAAATCGTGTGA
- a CDS encoding response regulator → MTYKDNPEFKLDFESKMFDVNGNTLVEGAEPLQYYSYVNISNYHMSRYIAANAQNQYSAAGITPEVISAICDKMIQSVNDRKITDVAILANNLKYRTKYPVDEHASLRMAMIYTFVEREHADKCENHWTEWKLQKILAEPEAYSFFLPIGMELTPAYSEFLQETSESSLSQRQIMLQTMSLNTSEQK, encoded by the coding sequence ATGACATACAAAGACAATCCAGAATTTAAATTAGACTTCGAAAGTAAGATGTTTGACGTTAATGGAAATACTTTAGTTGAAGGCGCTGAACCTTTACAATATTATTCCTATGTCAATATCTCGAATTATCACATGTCCAGGTATATTGCTGCCAATGCTCAAAACCAATATTCTGCAGCAGGAATTACTCCAGAAGTAATCAGTGCCATTTGTGATAAAATGATTCAATCAGTGAATGATAGAAAAATTACTGATGTTGCTATCCTTGCAAATAATCTCAAGTACAGAACAAAATATCCAGTTGATGAGCACGCCAGTCTTCGTATGGCTATGATATATACTTTTGTCGAACGAGAACATGCAGACAAATGTGAAAATCACTGGACAGAATGGAAACTTCAAAAGATTTTGGCTGAACCTGAGGCTTACAGTTTTTTTTTGCCCATAGGAATGGAACTTACTCCGGCATACAGCGAATTCTTACAGGAAACTTCAGAGAGTTCTTTAAGTCAGAGGCAAATAATGCTCCAGACGATGTCATTAAACACGTCGGAACAAAAATAA
- a CDS encoding ParB N-terminal domain-containing protein has translation MTKKIKESETVIVKRSQIKEAPYNPKHHSKEQVDQIKRNFKKVGFLGGIIWNERSSNCVDGHKRLQAMDIIYKYDGTPDSDYDVKVEKTDLDEKTEIEQNIFQTKSRTDFDDELLRILVPDIDYTAAGLTDHDIEYLGLDLNADTANEVLQDVEDFYQPVKDQKEVEKAIKKELTDDEKIQQVKDVKKNIEERSIEKIQNMDAYVTLSFSTGAAKEEFMERFDFDPELKMIKGERLSEMVERID, from the coding sequence ATGACGAAAAAAATTAAAGAAAGTGAAACGGTTATTGTAAAACGTAGCCAGATCAAAGAAGCACCTTACAATCCTAAGCATCACAGTAAAGAACAGGTTGACCAGATTAAGAGAAATTTTAAGAAGGTTGGTTTTTTAGGTGGAATCATTTGGAATGAACGAAGCTCAAACTGTGTGGATGGACATAAGAGATTGCAAGCAATGGATATCATCTACAAATACGATGGTACACCAGATTCAGACTACGATGTAAAAGTTGAAAAAACTGATCTCGACGAAAAAACAGAAATAGAACAAAATATTTTTCAAACAAAGTCACGTACTGATTTCGATGATGAGCTTTTACGAATCCTTGTTCCGGATATTGACTACACTGCTGCAGGTTTGACAGATCATGACATTGAATATCTGGGTTTAGATTTGAATGCCGATACTGCAAACGAGGTCCTTCAGGATGTAGAAGATTTCTATCAACCAGTAAAAGACCAAAAGGAAGTTGAGAAAGCTATAAAAAAAGAGCTGACTGATGATGAAAAGATTCAACAGGTTAAAGATGTTAAGAAAAACATCGAGGAAAGGTCAATTGAGAAGATTCAAAACATGGACGCTTATGTTACACTTTCATTTAGTACAGGTGCAGCAAAAGAAGAATTCATGGAAAGATTCGATTTCGATCCGGAACTAAAAATGATTAAAGGCGAAAGGCTTTCTGAAATGGTAGAACGAATTGACTAA
- a CDS encoding DUF6291 domain-containing protein produces the protein MAEKIAFVLYKIWLKPVQELSVSDAGKLFKAVLQFANNEEPEIEEPFEALYLSITEQIVFEWSKYNPKTGKYHWNYKGGISAENHIIRNSTEIKIWRSKVFTRDKFTCQHCCNIGGELNAHHVKTFAEFPDLRFEVSNGLTLCKECHITEHKRIRNEE, from the coding sequence ATGGCAGAAAAGATAGCTTTTGTTTTATATAAAATTTGGCTCAAGCCAGTACAGGAACTTAGTGTTTCAGATGCAGGAAAATTGTTTAAAGCAGTATTACAATTTGCAAACAATGAAGAACCTGAAATTGAAGAACCTTTCGAAGCCTTATACCTTTCGATTACTGAGCAAATTGTATTTGAATGGTCAAAATACAATCCGAAAACAGGAAAGTATCATTGGAATTACAAAGGTGGAATATCAGCTGAAAATCACATCATAAGAAACTCAACAGAAATAAAAATATGGAGAAGTAAAGTTTTTACACGAGATAAATTCACCTGCCAACATTGTTGCAATATAGGCGGGGAATTAAATGCTCATCACGTTAAAACTTTCGCAGAGTTTCCCGATTTGAGATTTGAGGTTTCCAATGGATTGACTTTATGTAAAGAGTGCCACATTACTGAACATAAGAGAATAAGAAATGAAGAATAA
- a CDS encoding recombination protein NinG has product MLEVKTIQKYKSKSLSYLIEKAQELVNAYVRKRDSINNQSDFICISCGRLKPKNQCNAGHFYSRGNFGSVRFNLDNIHAQCIQCNLHLHGNLIPYQKNLIKKIGQARFDNLEMMAYAKGFKHDRFLLIDIIEKYKNAG; this is encoded by the coding sequence GTGTTAGAGGTAAAAACGATACAAAAATACAAGTCAAAATCACTGAGTTATTTGATTGAAAAAGCTCAAGAATTAGTGAATGCTTACGTTAGAAAAAGAGATTCAATAAATAATCAAAGTGACTTTATTTGTATTTCATGTGGTCGTTTAAAGCCCAAAAACCAGTGTAATGCAGGTCACTTTTACAGTAGGGGTAATTTTGGTAGTGTGAGGTTTAATTTGGATAATATTCATGCTCAATGTATTCAATGCAATTTACACCTTCACGGTAATTTGATACCATATCAAAAGAACCTCATCAAAAAGATCGGTCAGGCAAGATTTGACAACTTAGAAATGATGGCATACGCAAAAGGTTTTAAGCACGACAGATTTTTGCTAATTGACATAATTGAAAAATATAAAAACGCGGGGTAG
- a CDS encoding terminase → MSEENKGGRPTLYDPNFHPQKVLGYCLLGLTDEQMAGIFEIATSTFYEWKLTYPKFSEAIKNGKEEADVKIAASLFKRATGHKEKRTIPIKLRTTVNGEGSTERVELIEVEDYFPPDTGAQIFWLKNRNPQMWRDKKEIDVNDASTITGVTLIDDDDENETSE, encoded by the coding sequence ATGTCCGAAGAAAACAAAGGAGGTCGTCCAACTTTATACGATCCAAACTTCCACCCACAAAAAGTTTTAGGTTACTGTCTATTAGGATTAACTGATGAGCAGATGGCGGGCATTTTTGAAATCGCTACATCAACTTTCTATGAATGGAAGCTAACTTATCCTAAGTTTTCGGAGGCCATAAAAAACGGAAAAGAAGAGGCTGATGTCAAAATTGCTGCTTCATTGTTTAAAAGAGCTACTGGACATAAGGAAAAAAGAACAATTCCGATAAAGCTCCGTACTACAGTAAACGGTGAAGGTTCCACTGAGAGAGTGGAATTAATTGAAGTCGAAGATTATTTCCCGCCAGATACTGGGGCTCAGATTTTCTGGTTAAAGAACCGAAATCCTCAGATGTGGCGTGACAAAAAAGAAATTGATGTAAATGATGCTTCCACGATAACAGGTGTTACACTGATTGACGATGATGACGAAAACGAAACTTCCGAATAA
- a CDS encoding phosphoadenosine phosphosulfate reductase domain-containing protein — protein MKVLEHAKLVISTVREKTDKCILFYSAGKDSIALLDLLSKEFKEVVCVFMYFVKDLEHINRFIEFSKKKYDNVTFEEVPHWTLTKIHKYGLFCQPRKIRQLKFADTINAVKIRTGLKYAFIGEKKADNMARNIKLRQYDLEAISTTNNVYPLSLWKDVDVIDYIKRNNLPQPIKYGNKRSNGVNFDIDVYVYLRKFYPNDLKKILQAYPLSEKLLIDYDEKN, from the coding sequence ATGAAAGTTCTAGAACATGCAAAACTTGTAATCTCTACAGTTAGAGAAAAGACAGATAAATGCATCCTCTTTTATTCAGCAGGTAAAGACAGCATAGCTTTACTTGATTTATTGAGTAAAGAATTTAAAGAGGTGGTGTGTGTCTTCATGTATTTTGTGAAAGATCTTGAGCACATCAATCGATTCATAGAGTTCTCAAAGAAGAAATATGATAACGTCACATTCGAAGAAGTTCCACACTGGACGCTGACTAAAATTCATAAATACGGCTTATTCTGCCAGCCTCGAAAAATTCGTCAATTAAAGTTTGCTGACACTATCAATGCGGTAAAAATTCGCACAGGTTTAAAGTATGCTTTTATTGGGGAAAAGAAAGCCGACAACATGGCCAGAAATATCAAGCTACGTCAATATGATTTAGAGGCTATTTCCACAACCAACAACGTCTACCCTCTTAGTTTATGGAAAGATGTTGATGTCATCGACTACATAAAACGAAACAATTTACCTCAACCTATCAAGTACGGAAATAAGCGAAGTAATGGAGTAAACTTCGACATTGATGTTTATGTCTATTTGCGGAAATTCTATCCGAATGATTTAAAGAAGATCTTACAAGCCTATCCCCTATCAGAAAAATTACTTATTGATTATGACGAAAAAAATTAA
- a CDS encoding 3'-5' exonuclease family protein, producing MEKILIVDIETTGFLQAGGKIVEIGIVELDLSNGNKQIIFDQVTHEKGITRAEVENSWIVKNSSLTVEDVRTSKCLDILKPEIQDILHAYKFGCTAFNNVFDFGFMEHRGFIFPKKLDCPMKLSTNICQIPGMRGFKWPKVPEAHEFFFGKTGYIESHRGADDAFHEADIVYELFKRGVFKI from the coding sequence ATGGAAAAAATACTAATCGTTGATATTGAAACAACCGGATTTCTTCAAGCGGGCGGAAAGATTGTTGAAATTGGAATTGTTGAACTCGATCTCTCAAACGGAAATAAGCAAATCATTTTCGATCAGGTAACGCACGAAAAAGGAATTACCAGAGCTGAGGTTGAAAACTCTTGGATTGTTAAAAATTCAAGTCTTACTGTCGAAGATGTCCGAACCTCGAAATGTCTGGATATTTTGAAACCTGAAATACAAGATATTCTACACGCTTACAAATTTGGCTGTACGGCATTTAACAACGTTTTTGACTTTGGATTTATGGAACATCGAGGCTTTATCTTTCCCAAGAAATTGGATTGTCCAATGAAGCTTTCAACAAACATTTGCCAAATACCCGGTATGCGAGGTTTTAAATGGCCAAAAGTTCCTGAAGCTCACGAATTCTTTTTCGGCAAAACTGGTTACATCGAATCTCACAGAGGTGCTGATGATGCTTTTCACGAAGCGGACATTGTTTATGAACTATTTAAAAGAGGTGTATTTAAAATTTAA
- a CDS encoding phage terminase large subunit produces the protein MMTKTKLPNKKLAIPKKKIAPKFRDAFIRFYRYMIFFGGRGGSKSTHIAILLLSRMMTDEYMYLVYCRKWSAHIKDSQFKIFQDCVKMMGWQDEFKFNQSDYSFVCLRNGNRAVAKGLDDNQKTKSIAEPTHIWVEEADQMTFDDFDTLNKALRSLKTQNSFILSFNTFINELHWIRTTIFDKEQQYELSEQFRNMDTYLNHSTYLDNPFINQEEYLQTLLMDNGGNESKIASDRYGLWGQMPNENPWLYAFDKEKHVRVIPFIPSYPIYLSFDFNKNPMTVKMFQMSPQKGLYDSFVHMIDEMEGTVVLREFCERIKAKYPFSPFFVTGDSSGQKKGEVGYESKHDSAYSMIKKHLGLSDKQMNPNGYNLTYENSRILMNQMFYNYPNLYIHPQCKVTINECEIATVDEKSMNVHELKKDRGTYAMDHFDNMRYFFQKYFQEFARSNYHATK, from the coding sequence ATGATGACGAAAACGAAACTTCCGAATAAGAAATTAGCGATACCCAAGAAAAAGATTGCTCCTAAGTTCCGGGACGCTTTTATTCGGTTTTATCGTTACATGATATTCTTTGGAGGAAGAGGTGGTTCAAAATCTACTCACATTGCAATATTGCTCTTATCCCGCATGATGACCGATGAATACATGTATTTGGTATATTGTCGTAAATGGTCAGCACACATCAAAGATTCACAGTTCAAAATATTTCAGGACTGCGTAAAAATGATGGGATGGCAGGATGAGTTCAAATTTAATCAAAGTGATTATTCCTTTGTATGTCTAAGAAATGGAAACCGAGCAGTAGCGAAAGGACTCGATGACAACCAAAAAACAAAGTCAATCGCTGAACCAACTCACATTTGGGTTGAGGAAGCAGACCAAATGACCTTTGATGATTTTGATACACTTAACAAAGCATTACGTTCTTTAAAAACTCAAAACAGTTTCATTCTTTCTTTCAACACGTTCATCAATGAACTGCACTGGATCAGAACGACAATTTTCGATAAAGAACAGCAATATGAATTATCAGAGCAGTTCCGCAATATGGATACATATTTGAATCATTCAACTTATTTGGATAATCCTTTTATTAATCAGGAAGAATATTTGCAAACTTTATTGATGGACAATGGTGGAAATGAATCAAAAATAGCGTCTGACAGATACGGACTTTGGGGACAGATGCCTAATGAGAATCCTTGGTTGTATGCATTCGATAAAGAAAAGCATGTGCGAGTTATCCCGTTTATTCCTTCCTACCCTATTTATCTAAGTTTTGACTTTAACAAAAACCCGATGACTGTAAAAATGTTTCAGATGTCACCGCAAAAAGGATTGTATGATAGTTTTGTTCACATGATTGATGAAATGGAAGGAACTGTTGTTTTGAGAGAATTCTGTGAGAGAATTAAAGCAAAATATCCGTTCAGTCCTTTCTTTGTTACTGGTGATAGTTCTGGGCAGAAAAAAGGTGAGGTGGGATATGAAAGTAAGCATGACAGCGCCTACTCTATGATTAAAAAACACCTTGGGTTATCTGATAAGCAAATGAACCCCAATGGATATAATTTAACTTACGAAAATAGCCGAATTCTGATGAATCAGATGTTTTATAATTATCCCAATTTGTACATACATCCTCAGTGTAAAGTAACAATAAACGAATGCGAGATTGCTACTGTAGACGAAAAGTCAATGAATGTGCATGAATTGAAAAAAGACCGAGGAACATATGCAATGGACCACTTCGACAACATGAGGTATTTCTTCCAGAAGTACTTCCAAGAATTCGCACGATCAAATTATCACGCAACAAAATAA
- a CDS encoding ASCH domain-containing protein, with translation MKTLTLQIKKEFLDKILSGKKKEEFREIRPNNSKKYIEYFDDNGDEDVKPKQFDRIQFFNGYKTDRPEVIIEIKAAEIEYIVDEDGEFIEYEENGEMYLTAQMVYSLGKVVSKKNI, from the coding sequence ATGAAAACATTAACTCTACAAATCAAAAAAGAATTTCTTGATAAGATTCTTTCAGGTAAAAAGAAAGAAGAATTCCGAGAAATAAGACCAAATAATTCAAAAAAGTACATTGAGTATTTTGATGATAATGGAGACGAAGACGTTAAACCCAAACAGTTTGATCGTATTCAATTTTTCAACGGTTATAAAACCGACCGACCTGAAGTCATCATTGAGATAAAGGCTGCTGAAATTGAGTACATCGTTGATGAAGATGGTGAGTTTATAGAGTATGAAGAGAACGGAGAAATGTATTTGACAGCTCAAATGGTTTATTCCCTCGGTAAAGTAGTTTCAAAGAAAAATATATAA
- a CDS encoding helix-turn-helix domain-containing protein has protein sequence MELLRLKEVLNEKGIESKDLAALIGVTPTTISNINKGNTFPKPETLKQIADVLDVDIRDLFYSTKKSEMETIYKKDENGKEIVIGFLKK, from the coding sequence ATGGAATTACTTAGACTAAAAGAAGTATTAAATGAAAAAGGTATTGAAAGTAAAGATTTAGCAGCTTTAATAGGAGTTACACCGACCACTATATCAAACATTAATAAAGGAAATACATTTCCAAAACCAGAGACGTTGAAACAAATAGCTGATGTGTTAGATGTAGATATCCGTGATTTATTTTATTCAACAAAGAAAAGTGAAATGGAAACTATCTACAAAAAAGACGAAAACGGAAAAGAAATTGTAATTGGATTTTTAAAAAAGTAA
- a CDS encoding NUMOD4 motif-containing HNH endonuclease encodes MNHLQHSKEVINTIKERADRVNPFLGNEEIWIPAIDLEEIFEVSNWGNVRSIDREITRTNGIPLKIKGKIINTSTTAKGYKIVGIRIYGTSKKNTFKVHNLIYESFSGKLEVGYEVDHKDRNKSNNALSNLRSVNRRANCLNKSNNKMFPGVTTIGARYSAKIHYKGNNFQLGVYDTVEEASKIYKKAVRSIDDQNFDDFLVKLNYKTKKIDLPKYISFRSRGLGSYPVFVKGVYVGEFKTLQDAESALEKYLKLLP; translated from the coding sequence ATGAATCATCTACAACATTCAAAAGAGGTTATTAACACGATCAAGGAAAGGGCTGATCGTGTTAATCCTTTTTTGGGTAATGAAGAAATATGGATTCCTGCTATTGATCTTGAAGAAATATTTGAAGTAAGTAATTGGGGTAATGTACGATCTATTGATAGAGAGATTACTCGAACAAATGGGATTCCTTTGAAAATTAAAGGGAAGATTATTAATACTAGCACCACAGCAAAAGGTTATAAAATAGTTGGTATAAGAATTTACGGAACTAGCAAAAAAAACACTTTCAAAGTTCATAATCTTATTTACGAATCATTCTCAGGAAAATTAGAAGTAGGTTACGAAGTTGATCATAAAGATAGAAATAAGAGTAATAATGCCCTAAGTAACTTAAGATCTGTCAACAGAAGGGCTAATTGTCTTAACAAATCAAATAACAAAATGTTTCCTGGTGTAACTACTATTGGTGCAAGATACTCCGCTAAAATTCATTACAAGGGAAATAATTTTCAATTAGGCGTGTACGATACTGTAGAAGAAGCTTCAAAAATCTATAAAAAAGCTGTAAGGTCTATTGACGATCAAAACTTTGATGATTTTTTAGTTAAGTTAAATTATAAAACTAAAAAAATTGATTTACCCAAATATATTTCTTTTAGATCACGAGGACTAGGATCTTATCCTGTGTTTGTTAAAGGTGTTTATGTTGGTGAATTCAAAACGTTGCAAGATGCTGAGAGTGCTCTAGAAAAATACTTAAAATTATTACCATGA